A single genomic interval of uncultured Pseudodesulfovibrio sp. harbors:
- a CDS encoding S24/S26 family peptidase: MCLCLPGENHTGPGTPNLRPEDYLAVPVIPMALAATCGNIPDDRINGWMFVWRQQQSFRTGNNLVAVETGSRDLAMAPTLHPGDMVLIDRNDHTPSPAGKIVLMHTPAPDGQAMIRRVSTRQLDDDLELVFYSDDNRQFPPVTYSLKQDFHGDITQAIRGSVAWAWSDLSQK; encoded by the coding sequence GTGTGTCTCTGCCTGCCGGGAGAAAATCACACCGGTCCCGGCACACCCAATCTGCGTCCCGAGGACTACCTCGCAGTTCCGGTCATCCCCATGGCACTGGCCGCCACATGTGGGAATATCCCGGACGACAGGATAAACGGTTGGATGTTCGTCTGGCGTCAGCAGCAATCCTTTCGGACAGGGAACAACCTTGTGGCCGTGGAAACCGGCAGCAGGGATCTCGCCATGGCTCCGACACTGCATCCCGGCGACATGGTGCTGATCGACCGCAACGACCACACCCCGTCTCCCGCAGGAAAAATCGTGCTGATGCACACGCCCGCCCCGGATGGGCAGGCCATGATCCGCCGCGTGAGCACCCGTCAGCTTGACGACGATCTGGAACTCGTATTCTATTCGGATGACAATCGACAGTTCCCGCCCGTCACGTATAGTCTGAAGCAGGACTTTCACGGTGACATCACGCAGGCCATACGCGGCAGCGTGGCATGGGCATGGAGCGACCTGTCACAAAAATAG
- a CDS encoding HEAT repeat domain-containing protein, with product MDTIKRHFPAVCRTAAVILCLLTAAPAWCADASGQKLLNDDILALAGKLGCKDKATRTAALARLRQKGQSAMSGLMNIPDDAPVSRRRGAIIGMASLPLAELGTNRYISALADEDTAVRSLAAHALAIVGPSAAPETAAQLGSSDPKVRGAAAYALKLMGKHSVPALVGILSSEDMYARSKAAWLLGRMGHEALPAVPALIAALEGGDARVMHVVAEAVDLIGADPGLVFQHLILIGVRPGCPKARIGSQATPTLVRLLSRPGTPLGQTAFHALAAIGPPAKAALLEAVKTGSPSQRTASALLLVDMDPDMALILPDDLRSSLAGAKRQP from the coding sequence ATGGATACAATCAAACGCCATTTCCCGGCAGTCTGCCGAACCGCAGCAGTCATCCTCTGCCTGCTGACAGCGGCCCCGGCATGGTGCGCCGACGCTTCCGGCCAGAAGCTGCTGAACGACGACATACTGGCACTGGCCGGTAAACTGGGCTGCAAGGACAAGGCAACCCGCACAGCGGCTCTGGCCCGACTGCGGCAAAAGGGGCAATCCGCCATGTCCGGCCTGATGAACATCCCGGATGACGCCCCGGTCTCCCGTCGCCGTGGGGCGATCATCGGCATGGCTTCGCTTCCCCTTGCCGAACTCGGCACAAACCGCTACATCTCGGCCCTCGCTGACGAAGACACGGCTGTACGCAGCCTTGCCGCACACGCACTGGCCATTGTCGGCCCATCGGCCGCCCCCGAAACCGCGGCCCAGCTCGGAAGCAGCGACCCCAAGGTGCGCGGTGCAGCAGCCTACGCGCTGAAACTCATGGGGAAACACAGCGTCCCCGCACTGGTCGGCATTCTTTCAAGCGAAGACATGTACGCCCGCTCAAAAGCGGCATGGCTTCTGGGCCGCATGGGGCACGAAGCGCTCCCCGCAGTTCCGGCGCTCATCGCAGCCCTTGAAGGAGGAGATGCCCGAGTCATGCACGTCGTGGCCGAAGCCGTTGACCTCATCGGAGCAGACCCGGGCCTCGTGTTCCAGCATCTCATTCTCATCGGCGTCCGCCCCGGCTGCCCCAAGGCCCGGATAGGCTCACAGGCCACGCCGACACTGGTACGGCTGCTTTCGCGTCCGGGAACGCCTCTGGGCCAGACCGCGTTCCACGCCCTTGCAGCCATCGGCCCACCAGCCAAGGCGGCACTTCTCGAAGCGGTGAAAACCGGGTCACCAAGCCAGCGGACAGCATCAGCGCTGCTGCTTGTAGACATGGACCCTGACATGGCCCTGATATTGCCCGACGACCTGCGCTCCTCCCTTGCCGGAGCCAAGCGCCAACCATAA
- a CDS encoding 2-amino-3,7-dideoxy-D-threo-hept-6-ulosonate synthase, whose protein sequence is MHIGKAIRLERIFNRNTHRTIIVPMDHGVTVGPIAGLEKMRDTVTDLVAGGANAGLVHKGQVKLGHRMQGRDFGCIVHLSAGTCLSPLPNVKRLVTTVEEAIRLGADGVSVHVNLGDEAEGQMLSDLGRVAASASEWGMPLLAMVYARGPKVSDEYDPKAVEHCARVGAELGADVVKVNYTGDAESFARVVDCACVPVVIAGGAKMESTRDFLNMVRASIDAGGAGLSVGRNVFQHHDTIRLVEVLNRIVHENMGVEEALEGYSDIL, encoded by the coding sequence ATGCACATTGGCAAAGCCATACGTTTGGAAAGGATATTCAATCGCAATACCCATCGCACGATCATCGTGCCCATGGACCATGGTGTGACCGTCGGTCCCATCGCAGGGCTTGAGAAGATGCGTGACACCGTGACCGACCTCGTGGCGGGCGGTGCCAACGCCGGATTGGTTCACAAGGGACAGGTCAAGCTCGGGCATCGCATGCAGGGGCGGGATTTCGGCTGTATCGTTCATCTTTCGGCCGGCACCTGTCTTTCTCCGCTTCCCAATGTGAAGCGGTTGGTGACGACTGTGGAGGAAGCCATCCGACTCGGCGCTGACGGTGTCAGCGTCCATGTGAATCTGGGTGACGAGGCAGAAGGGCAGATGCTCAGCGATCTCGGCCGCGTGGCAGCTTCGGCTTCGGAATGGGGCATGCCGCTGCTGGCGATGGTGTACGCGCGTGGCCCTAAAGTGAGCGACGAGTATGATCCGAAGGCCGTGGAACACTGTGCCCGTGTGGGAGCGGAACTCGGGGCGGATGTGGTCAAGGTCAACTATACCGGCGATGCGGAAAGCTTTGCACGGGTCGTTGACTGTGCCTGTGTGCCCGTGGTCATCGCCGGTGGTGCGAAAATGGAATCCACACGGGATTTTCTCAATATGGTGAGAGCTTCCATTGACGCGGGCGGCGCAGGATTGTCTGTCGGCCGCAATGTGTTCCAGCATCATGACACCATTCGTCTGGTTGAAGTGTTGAACCGGATCGTCCATGAAAATATGGGGGTTGAGGAAGCTCTTGAGGGGTATTCCGACATCCTGTAA
- a CDS encoding HDOD domain-containing protein: protein MNDDRTYESIFIARQPVFDAQNETWGYMMLFRDSQDADRAIFSDDSEATMNLVANLPLCGGLGGTHSRLMIHFTPEDIIRGIPLAVPWPNTVIILNELDAPSQPLLTALEDLKAEGYELAINNFEGRPGCEKLSEMADIFIVDISGKDEDALHFIVAKSMKFGSQQLIAKRVETAEDLALAKDANFSHFHGFFFKRPLTESGRKISSSEITRLKLFEIIEKEEPDFDALAPAIEADVAISYRLLNFLNSANFSFATTIISIRQAVVLAGWKPIRNWLRLIILTDMTPSEKSQELSYISAHRAKLFETAALGGGYEDESDKLFMLGLFSLLDAMLDMDMKDVVKHLPVDDQIKAALCSKKNRYTPWLELAHAIENSDWDEVGNKAKALNLLPGTVAVSYQHAFTWADSFFSSEKSDTPVQ, encoded by the coding sequence ATGAACGACGACAGAACCTACGAAAGCATATTCATCGCCAGACAACCTGTTTTCGACGCACAGAATGAAACCTGGGGCTACATGATGCTGTTCCGGGACAGTCAGGACGCCGACCGGGCCATATTCAGCGACGACTCCGAAGCGACCATGAATCTGGTGGCGAACCTCCCCCTGTGCGGAGGACTCGGCGGCACCCATTCCCGGCTCATGATCCACTTCACCCCCGAGGACATCATTCGCGGCATTCCGCTTGCCGTACCGTGGCCCAACACCGTCATCATCCTCAACGAGCTTGATGCCCCGTCTCAGCCGCTCCTCACCGCGCTCGAAGATCTCAAGGCCGAAGGTTACGAACTGGCCATCAACAACTTCGAAGGCCGCCCGGGTTGCGAAAAGCTCTCCGAAATGGCGGACATCTTCATCGTGGACATCAGCGGAAAGGACGAGGACGCCCTGCATTTCATCGTGGCCAAGAGCATGAAATTCGGTTCTCAACAGCTCATTGCCAAACGCGTGGAAACCGCCGAAGACCTGGCCCTTGCCAAGGATGCGAACTTCTCGCACTTCCACGGCTTCTTCTTCAAGCGGCCCCTCACCGAATCCGGACGCAAGATATCCTCATCCGAAATCACACGGCTCAAACTGTTTGAAATCATCGAAAAGGAAGAGCCGGATTTCGACGCCCTCGCACCCGCAATCGAAGCGGACGTCGCCATCAGTTACCGGCTGCTCAATTTTCTCAATTCCGCCAATTTCAGCTTTGCCACCACCATCATCTCCATTCGTCAGGCCGTGGTGCTCGCCGGTTGGAAACCCATCCGCAATTGGCTGCGGCTCATCATCCTCACGGACATGACGCCGTCTGAAAAAAGCCAGGAGCTGTCCTATATCTCGGCCCACCGCGCCAAGCTGTTCGAAACAGCGGCCCTCGGCGGCGGTTACGAGGACGAATCCGACAAACTCTTCATGCTCGGCCTGTTCTCGCTGCTTGACGCCATGCTCGACATGGACATGAAAGACGTGGTCAAGCACCTGCCCGTGGACGACCAGATCAAGGCGGCGCTCTGCTCCAAGAAAAACCGGTACACCCCGTGGCTCGAACTGGCGCACGCCATTGAAAACTCGGACTGGGACGAAGTGGGCAACAAGGCCAAGGCACTCAACCTGCTGCCCGGAACCGTTGCCGTCAGCTACCAGCACGCATTCACCTGGGCCGACTCCTTTTTCAGTTCGGAAAAAAGCGACACGCCGGTGCAGTAG
- a CDS encoding amidohydrolase family protein: MSLSRRDFLKAFGIMAAFPSLAGGSPLPDGQSRYAVAGTVITGDGTPALHGHAVVVNRGLVEAVIPLAQIHDLHAIAPPNATILPGIINCHVHRIHSARERRERYLEHGVTAIGDAASPLRALPQLTDNPPGATATAACSGPMLCPPGGYPLPVHDPEHGMIVRSPAHGRERVKQLADAGAGMVKLAFEPGPYPTPWPLLDLPTASAICDETRRHGMTVRCHVEDFGGLETALDAGVTVIDHVPHRWIKDGKPQPILTGAERELIPAYRKQLERMTREQVILVPTLDVLSRSLWNGPELSEPVAAFARMGGTMAVGNDHPYRRTDAGMPIREMHLLCKAGLKTRDILRAGTSASARACGFTNRGELKQGMAADMLVVQADPLTDLDALGRPIHVIKDGVFITRTNQ; encoded by the coding sequence ATGTCCCTTTCGCGGCGCGACTTTCTCAAGGCATTCGGCATCATGGCCGCATTCCCGTCACTGGCGGGCGGCTCGCCCCTGCCGGATGGACAGTCACGATACGCAGTCGCCGGAACCGTCATTACGGGTGACGGAACGCCTGCCCTGCACGGCCATGCCGTCGTGGTGAACCGCGGCCTCGTCGAGGCTGTCATCCCTCTGGCGCAAATCCATGACCTCCACGCCATCGCACCGCCGAACGCGACCATTCTGCCGGGTATCATCAACTGCCATGTCCACCGAATCCACTCGGCACGGGAACGGCGGGAGCGGTATCTCGAACACGGCGTCACCGCGATCGGCGACGCGGCCTCCCCGCTGCGCGCACTCCCGCAACTCACGGACAACCCTCCCGGCGCAACGGCCACGGCAGCCTGTTCCGGGCCGATGCTCTGTCCACCGGGAGGCTATCCGCTCCCGGTACATGACCCGGAGCACGGCATGATCGTCCGCTCCCCGGCCCACGGACGGGAAAGGGTGAAACAACTGGCGGATGCCGGAGCGGGCATGGTCAAGCTCGCCTTTGAACCCGGCCCGTATCCCACGCCATGGCCCCTGCTCGACCTGCCCACGGCCTCGGCCATCTGCGATGAGACACGCAGACACGGCATGACCGTCCGCTGCCATGTGGAGGATTTCGGCGGTCTGGAAACAGCGCTCGATGCGGGCGTCACTGTCATCGACCACGTCCCGCACCGATGGATCAAAGACGGAAAACCGCAGCCCATCCTCACAGGGGCTGAAAGGGAACTGATTCCGGCATACAGAAAACAGCTTGAGCGCATGACACGCGAGCAGGTAATACTTGTCCCGACGCTCGACGTGCTGTCGCGTTCGCTGTGGAACGGGCCGGAACTTTCCGAGCCTGTGGCAGCCTTCGCCCGCATGGGCGGCACCATGGCGGTGGGCAACGACCACCCGTACAGGCGCACGGACGCGGGCATGCCGATTCGGGAAATGCACCTGCTGTGCAAGGCGGGATTGAAAACGAGAGACATCCTGCGGGCAGGCACATCCGCAAGCGCCCGGGCCTGCGGATTCACGAACAGAGGTGAACTGAAGCAGGGAATGGCAGCAGACATGCTGGTCGTACAGGCCGATCCCCTGACCGACCTTGACGCGCTGGGCCGCCCCATTCACGTCATCAAGGACGGGGTGTTCATCACCCGAACGAATCAGTAA
- a CDS encoding PAS domain S-box protein has product MADIEKNDSKYVRKLERKLAEARDRIRQLEERCLTEQEQLERVQRYRTMADFTHDWDLWIGPDREIRYVSPSVERVTGYGPDALRREPALLFERIVHPIDREWVQGKIHSSLRSPDPLSFDFRIVTREGDIRWLGHVSQPVFDSNGELDGRRVSNRDITELKETVQALREKNQFINSIMDNSTASIFAKDVDGRYLFVNPRFMDSAGRPLQEVLGKTDFGLFNNEVAEIFRRNDQRVLETSESIYEEVEIPVGDRIEYWSTTKFPLFNAEGQVLGTCGISLDCTDLQEAETSLRRLTHAVEQSPVSIAMTDTEGRVISVNPYFCSVSGYCEEDIIGQRLGFMLADGDVAFYDPVWKEVAEGSDWHGEVRNQTRRGEILWESQSISSVRDSHDRLLGFVVIKDDITERKRLERLERDVERIVRHDLKSPIMSFIWVPRTLRKAENITEDQAQLLGELEQSGHRLLKMVNLSLDIFKMEEGTYELAPEDLNILRIIQNVLHDLKKTIRALRVSAVVLVDGRIAVDGDCLLVRGEELLLHSMMSNIIKNAMEASGPGDVITVDCRTGSRTSVSVHNPAVVPEDVRETFFEKYSTSGKRFGTGLGTYSARLIAETQGGTLDMRSSEESGTEVMALFPAGVVCSGDDGY; this is encoded by the coding sequence TTGGCTGACATTGAAAAGAATGATTCGAAATACGTACGGAAGCTTGAGCGGAAGCTGGCCGAGGCGCGGGATCGCATTCGTCAACTGGAAGAGCGCTGCCTGACTGAACAGGAGCAGCTTGAGCGTGTGCAGCGGTATCGCACCATGGCTGATTTCACCCATGACTGGGATTTGTGGATAGGTCCTGATCGCGAGATCCGTTACGTTTCACCTTCGGTTGAGCGGGTCACCGGGTATGGGCCGGACGCCCTGCGGCGTGAGCCTGCGCTGTTGTTCGAGAGAATCGTTCATCCTATTGACCGGGAATGGGTGCAGGGGAAGATTCACAGCAGCCTGCGTTCTCCGGACCCGCTTTCTTTCGATTTTCGCATCGTCACCCGTGAGGGGGACATTCGCTGGCTCGGACATGTCTCGCAGCCCGTATTTGACAGCAACGGGGAACTTGACGGACGCCGGGTCAGCAACCGGGACATTACGGAACTCAAGGAGACCGTGCAGGCCCTGCGCGAAAAGAACCAGTTCATCAATTCCATCATGGATAATTCAACGGCGTCCATCTTCGCCAAGGATGTGGACGGGCGTTACCTGTTCGTCAATCCGCGCTTCATGGATTCTGCGGGCCGTCCTTTGCAGGAGGTGCTCGGCAAGACGGATTTCGGACTGTTTAACAATGAAGTGGCCGAAATTTTCCGTCGAAACGATCAGCGGGTTCTTGAAACCAGTGAATCCATCTATGAAGAAGTGGAAATCCCTGTCGGTGACCGCATTGAGTACTGGTCCACCACCAAATTCCCCTTGTTCAACGCCGAAGGGCAGGTGCTGGGCACTTGCGGCATTTCACTTGATTGCACGGACTTGCAGGAAGCCGAAACCAGCCTGCGTCGTCTGACCCATGCCGTGGAACAGAGTCCGGTGTCCATCGCCATGACCGACACGGAGGGGCGTGTCATTTCGGTCAATCCGTATTTCTGTTCCGTTTCCGGTTATTGCGAGGAAGACATCATCGGGCAGCGGCTCGGCTTCATGCTCGCTGACGGTGACGTTGCGTTTTATGATCCTGTCTGGAAGGAGGTCGCCGAGGGCAGCGACTGGCATGGCGAGGTTCGCAATCAGACCAGACGCGGTGAAATTCTGTGGGAAAGCCAGTCCATCTCCTCGGTTCGGGACAGTCATGATCGGCTGCTGGGGTTTGTGGTCATCAAGGACGACATCACTGAACGCAAGCGCCTTGAGCGACTGGAGCGGGATGTTGAACGTATCGTGCGTCATGACCTGAAGTCACCCATCATGTCGTTTATCTGGGTGCCGAGAACGCTGCGAAAAGCGGAGAACATCACTGAAGATCAGGCCCAGTTATTGGGAGAACTGGAGCAGTCCGGTCATCGTCTGCTCAAGATGGTCAATCTTTCCCTGGATATATTCAAGATGGAAGAGGGGACTTACGAATTGGCCCCCGAAGACCTGAACATTCTGCGTATTATCCAGAATGTGCTGCACGACCTGAAAAAGACGATCCGGGCGCTCAGGGTGTCTGCCGTGGTGCTGGTGGATGGTCGTATTGCGGTCGATGGTGACTGCCTGCTCGTGCGCGGAGAGGAATTGCTGCTCCATTCCATGATGTCCAACATCATCAAGAATGCGATGGAAGCGTCCGGACCGGGCGACGTCATCACCGTGGATTGCCGGACCGGAAGCCGGACCTCCGTTTCCGTGCATAATCCGGCAGTGGTCCCGGAGGATGTGCGGGAGACGTTCTTCGAGAAGTATTCCACGTCCGGCAAGCGATTCGGCACCGGGCTTGGCACCTATTCCGCACGGCTGATCGCCGAGACGCAGGGCGGAACGCTGGACATGCGAAGCTCCGAGGAGTCCGGCACCGAGGTGATGGCTTTATTCCCTGCGGGAGTCGTTTGCAGCGGGGATGACGGTTACTGA
- a CDS encoding YMGG-like glycine zipper-containing protein: protein MKNLLALILMISMLAACQTTQARNSAAIGTLAGATLGALTFKNKISGAAIGAGAGMLVGYIVGNEMDKYDRTQVSSALENAPSGQTVAWRNPDTHTRYEATPRPARRHSDGRIERDVTLRARMPNGEMETVYAKAYRQPDGTWQLVQ, encoded by the coding sequence ATGAAAAACCTGCTCGCCCTGATTCTGATGATATCCATGCTCGCGGCCTGCCAGACCACCCAAGCCCGAAATTCTGCCGCCATCGGCACGCTTGCCGGGGCCACACTCGGCGCGCTGACCTTCAAGAACAAGATTTCCGGCGCAGCCATCGGCGCGGGTGCCGGTATGCTCGTGGGATACATCGTGGGCAACGAAATGGACAAATATGACAGGACACAGGTGTCCAGCGCCTTGGAAAACGCGCCTTCCGGCCAGACGGTCGCATGGCGCAACCCCGACACCCACACCCGCTACGAAGCGACACCGAGACCGGCCAGACGTCACAGCGACGGGCGCATCGAACGCGACGTGACCCTCCGTGCACGCATGCCAAACGGCGAAATGGAAACCGTGTACGCCAAGGCGTATCGCCAGCCGGACGGCACCTGGCAACTCGTCCAGTAG
- a CDS encoding Lrp/AsnC family transcriptional regulator, whose amino-acid sequence MSSNVLDHSDRKLIAALSKDGQLSPGRIAEDMGVTAPTVRSRMKNLIRTGVLKVAGLINPMTTRGLTIALVGITIHSHEQLDKKLEQIGSLPRVNWCAVVTGRYDIIVEIVCSDSTADLYDFLNKDLSGVGGINSSESFVVMKSRRKWLFLPDAVVEEFQG is encoded by the coding sequence ATGTCGTCAAACGTTCTCGATCACAGCGACAGGAAACTCATCGCCGCCCTGAGCAAGGACGGCCAGCTTTCCCCCGGCAGAATCGCCGAAGACATGGGCGTCACCGCCCCCACCGTCCGCTCACGCATGAAAAACCTCATCAGGACCGGCGTGCTCAAGGTCGCGGGACTCATCAACCCCATGACCACACGCGGCCTGACCATCGCGCTGGTCGGCATCACCATTCACAGCCACGAACAGCTCGACAAGAAGCTCGAACAGATCGGCTCCCTGCCGCGCGTCAACTGGTGCGCCGTGGTCACGGGCCGATACGACATCATCGTGGAGATCGTCTGCTCGGACAGCACGGCCGACCTCTACGACTTCCTGAACAAGGACCTCTCCGGAGTGGGGGGCATCAATTCCAGTGAATCATTCGTTGTCATGAAATCCCGGCGCAAGTGGCTGTTCCTGCCCGATGCCGTGGTTGAAGAGTTTCAAGGATAA
- the ald gene encoding alanine dehydrogenase, giving the protein MIIGIPKEIKTLENRVSMTPGAVESLVRRGNEVLVEDGAGLGSGLTNEEYVAAGAKIVSAAEAWGAEMVIKVKEPLESEFKYLRKDLILFTYLHLAAAESLTHALLEAGTIGIAYETVESPDHTLPLLTPMSEVAGRMATQVGAHYLEKTQGGRGILLGGVPGVSPAEVMVIGGGVVGTNAARIAMGMGARVTILDLSHQRLQYLDDVFQGRLTTMMSTEPNIRAMAQKADLIVGAVLVPGAKAPKLITKDMLPLMKEGSVIVDVAVDQGGCVETIKATTHDKPTYVIDGVVHYGVANMPGAVPRTSTFALVNQTAPYALRLAAQGIDALRNDPGLALGLNTYEGKLTCPAVGEALGIDSVTPDDVL; this is encoded by the coding sequence ATGATTATCGGTATTCCCAAGGAAATTAAAACGCTGGAAAACCGCGTTTCCATGACCCCCGGCGCAGTCGAGTCCCTCGTCCGCCGAGGCAACGAAGTCCTCGTCGAGGACGGTGCCGGTCTCGGCAGCGGCCTGACCAATGAAGAGTACGTCGCAGCCGGAGCCAAGATCGTCTCCGCCGCCGAAGCATGGGGCGCGGAAATGGTCATCAAGGTCAAGGAACCGCTGGAATCAGAATTCAAGTACCTGCGTAAGGATCTCATCCTGTTCACCTACCTGCACCTCGCGGCAGCCGAATCCCTGACCCATGCCCTGCTCGAAGCCGGTACCATCGGCATCGCCTATGAAACCGTGGAATCCCCGGACCACACCCTGCCCCTGCTCACCCCCATGTCCGAAGTGGCAGGCCGCATGGCAACGCAGGTCGGCGCACACTATCTCGAAAAGACGCAGGGCGGTCGCGGCATCCTGCTGGGCGGCGTCCCCGGCGTCTCCCCGGCCGAAGTCATGGTCATCGGCGGCGGCGTGGTCGGCACCAACGCGGCCCGCATCGCCATGGGCATGGGCGCACGCGTCACCATTCTCGACCTTTCCCATCAGCGCCTCCAGTATCTGGACGACGTGTTTCAGGGCCGCCTGACCACCATGATGTCCACCGAGCCGAACATCCGCGCCATGGCACAGAAGGCCGACCTCATCGTCGGTGCTGTCCTCGTGCCGGGTGCCAAGGCTCCCAAGCTCATCACCAAGGACATGCTTCCCCTCATGAAGGAAGGCTCGGTCATCGTCGACGTGGCAGTCGATCAGGGCGGCTGCGTCGAGACCATCAAGGCAACCACCCACGACAAGCCGACCTACGTCATCGACGGCGTGGTCCACTACGGCGTGGCAAACATGCCCGGAGCGGTCCCCCGCACCTCCACTTTCGCCCTCGTCAACCAGACCGCACCGTATGCCCTGCGTCTGGCGGCACAGGGCATCGACGCCCTCAGGAATGATCCGGGACTGGCTCTCGGCCTCAACACCTACGAAGGCAAGCTCACCTGCCCCGCAGTCGGCGAAGCCCTCGGCATCGACTCCGTGACCCCGGACGACGTGCTGTAA
- a CDS encoding permease-like cell division protein FtsX translates to MIGQFFRLTLRGVADITLHPFAQLLTLVAVAMVTLLTGLILVGLHNINLELMKSRGEVEFQVYWKADLPAEEVVKEWDAVRAMEYLRDFKTFTPESALTELATTLGETGDFSWLAENNPLPYSGLASFAVPADAQSEGWAAELLTQIKSLPGVDKVHYTPLQADLAQGWRTVSRVVIWPILGFLALIVALVVHNTIKLSLLTRLDEVDILSLVGASPSYIRWPLLTGGFIQGLCGSGAGIGLLAAVHSATSQALNFPPFLIEVHFLPIPQLAMLAGAVTFVATMSSWVAVK, encoded by the coding sequence GTGATCGGGCAATTCTTCCGGCTGACCCTGCGCGGCGTCGCAGATATTACGCTGCACCCCTTTGCCCAGCTTTTGACGTTGGTGGCGGTGGCCATGGTCACCCTGTTGACCGGGCTTATCCTCGTGGGGCTGCACAATATCAATCTGGAACTGATGAAATCCCGCGGCGAAGTGGAATTTCAGGTGTATTGGAAGGCGGACCTGCCTGCCGAGGAAGTGGTCAAGGAATGGGACGCGGTCAGGGCCATGGAGTACCTGCGCGACTTCAAGACCTTCACGCCGGAGAGCGCGCTGACCGAGCTGGCGACCACGCTGGGCGAGACCGGCGATTTTTCATGGCTGGCGGAAAACAATCCGCTGCCGTATTCCGGGCTGGCCTCCTTTGCCGTGCCCGCGGACGCGCAAAGTGAAGGGTGGGCCGCCGAATTGCTCACGCAGATAAAGAGCCTGCCCGGAGTGGACAAGGTCCATTACACGCCGCTTCAGGCCGATCTCGCGCAGGGCTGGCGTACGGTCTCCCGTGTCGTGATCTGGCCCATTCTCGGTTTTCTGGCCCTGATCGTGGCGCTTGTGGTCCACAACACCATCAAGCTGTCACTGCTCACGCGCCTTGACGAGGTGGACATCCTCTCGCTTGTCGGCGCGAGTCCTTCCTACATCCGGTGGCCGCTCCTGACCGGCGGATTCATTCAGGGACTGTGCGGTTCCGGCGCGGGTATCGGCCTGCTCGCCGCTGTGCATTCAGCTACGTCGCAGGCGCTCAATTTCCCGCCGTTTCTTATCGAGGTCCATTTCCTGCCGATTCCGCAGCTCGCCATGCTTGCCGGTGCCGTGACGTTCGTCGCGACCATGAGCAGTTGGGTGGCGGTGAAATAA
- the ftsE gene encoding cell division ATP-binding protein FtsE: MVKVDRLSYNFGAYWALKDVSFSLGKGEFVFLTGHSGAGKTTLLRLLYGALPVTRGRATVAGLQLNTLKKRHIPKLRRKVGVVFQDFKILPKRTVFDNVAMALEVRGMPRTHLERRVRAIIRAMGLETKSYSTCERLSGGEQQRVAIARSMVANPELILADEPTGNLDFDLTMHLMEIFKQFHTYGTSVIMATHSREVLECVPNARVIHLQDGRIVRDGDVADADVPSEEEVL; the protein is encoded by the coding sequence ATGGTAAAAGTTGACCGCCTTTCATATAATTTTGGTGCGTACTGGGCGCTGAAGGATGTCTCATTCAGTCTGGGCAAGGGGGAATTCGTTTTCCTGACCGGGCATTCCGGCGCGGGCAAAACCACGCTGCTTCGGCTGCTGTATGGTGCGCTGCCGGTGACGCGGGGGCGGGCAACGGTGGCCGGACTGCAACTGAACACGCTCAAGAAGCGGCATATTCCGAAGCTGCGGCGCAAGGTCGGGGTCGTGTTTCAGGATTTCAAGATTCTGCCCAAGCGCACGGTGTTTGACAACGTGGCCATGGCCCTTGAGGTCCGGGGTATGCCGAGAACGCATCTGGAACGCCGCGTGCGGGCTATTATCCGGGCCATGGGACTTGAGACGAAGAGCTACTCGACGTGCGAACGGCTTTCCGGCGGAGAGCAGCAGCGGGTGGCGATTGCGCGGTCCATGGTGGCGAATCCCGAACTGATTCTGGCTGATGAGCCGACAGGTAATCTCGATTTTGACCTGACCATGCATCTGATGGAAATTTTCAAGCAGTTTCATACGTACGGAACGTCCGTCATCATGGCGACGCACAGCCGCGAAGTGCTGGAATGCGTGCCGAATGCGCGGGTGATCCATTTGCAGGACGGGCGTATCGTCAGGGACGGCGATGTGGCCGATGCGGATGTGCCAAGCGAGGAGGAAGTGCTGTGA